A single region of the Pseudomonas solani genome encodes:
- a CDS encoding methylated-DNA--[protein]-cysteine S-methyltransferase codes for MTLMMSRLSSPLRELLLVTDEQRRICALGFADYKRQLTRSLKDRPSPRDLPEIPAPKEISTALRRYFEGDGDALDDLVIEPTGTPFQLQVWAALRRIPAGTTRSYGQLARELGLEDPRAAIDVGAANAANPIALVIPCHRVIAANGELRGYAWGLERKRWLLEHEKALRPLAAEPQTAALF; via the coding sequence ATGACATTGATGATGAGCCGCCTGAGCTCGCCCCTGCGCGAGCTGCTGCTGGTGACCGATGAACAACGCCGCATCTGCGCCCTCGGCTTCGCCGACTACAAGCGCCAGCTCACCCGCTCGCTGAAGGACCGCCCCAGCCCCCGGGACCTACCGGAAATCCCCGCCCCCAAGGAGATATCCACAGCCCTGCGCCGCTACTTCGAAGGCGACGGTGATGCCCTCGACGACCTCGTCATCGAGCCCACCGGCACGCCCTTCCAGCTTCAGGTCTGGGCGGCCTTGCGGCGCATTCCGGCCGGCACCACTCGCAGCTATGGCCAGTTGGCCCGCGAGCTGGGCCTGGAAGACCCGCGCGCCGCCATCGACGTCGGCGCCGCCAATGCCGCCAACCCCATTGCCCTGGTCATACCCTGCCACCGGGTGATCGCCGCCAATGGCGAACTGCGCGGCTACGCCTGGGGCCTGGAGCGCAAGCGCTGGCTGCTGGAGCACGAGAAAGCCCTGCGCCCTCTCGCCGCCGAGCCGCAGACCGCCGCGCTGTTCTGA
- a CDS encoding 2OG-Fe(II) oxygenase: MPDAALERIERLDWQALETELEAHGCALIPRLLDDAACAQLASIYSRDEGFRSRIVMERQGFGRGEYKYFAYPLPTLLGRLRHRLYPPLAAIANRWNQRLGIDTRYPARLDTFLARCHRAGQRRPTPLLLQYGPGCYNRLHQDLYGEHVFPLQLAILLSAPDADFSGGEFVLTENIAGQQRAEVVPLGKGDAVLFPVDLRPVPGKRGGFRRAAMRHGVSLVTSGQRRTLGLIFHDAS; encoded by the coding sequence ATGCCCGATGCCGCGCTGGAGCGCATCGAGCGCCTCGACTGGCAGGCCCTCGAAACCGAGCTGGAGGCCCATGGCTGTGCGCTGATCCCGCGCCTGCTGGACGACGCCGCCTGCGCCCAGCTCGCTTCGATCTACAGCCGCGACGAAGGCTTCCGCTCGCGCATCGTCATGGAGCGCCAGGGCTTTGGCCGGGGTGAGTACAAGTACTTCGCCTACCCGCTGCCCACCCTGCTCGGGCGCCTGCGCCACCGCCTCTACCCGCCGCTGGCGGCCATCGCCAACCGCTGGAACCAGCGCCTGGGCATCGACACCCGCTACCCCGCGCGGCTCGACACCTTTCTCGCCCGTTGCCACCGCGCCGGGCAGCGCCGCCCCACGCCCCTGCTGCTGCAGTACGGGCCAGGCTGCTACAACCGCCTGCACCAGGACCTGTACGGCGAGCACGTGTTCCCGTTGCAGTTGGCGATCCTGCTGTCGGCGCCGGATGCGGACTTCAGCGGCGGCGAATTCGTCCTCACCGAGAACATCGCCGGCCAGCAACGGGCGGAAGTGGTGCCCCTGGGCAAGGGCGACGCGGTGCTGTTCCCGGTGGACCTGCGCCCCGTGCCCGGCAAACGCGGTGGCTTCCGCCGCGCCGCCATGCGCCACGGCGTCAGCCTCGTCACAAGCGGCCAGCGCCGCACCCTGGGGCTGATCTTCCACGACGCCAGCTAA
- a CDS encoding LysR family transcriptional regulator — protein MELRHLRYFLAVAEELNFTRAAARLHIEQSPLSRAIKELESDLNTLLFERNPRGVQLTWAGTVFLENTKRIFAALEQARMDMRGVAMGFRGTLRVAVSDGIAPQKLADLLARCRQEEPEMEIRLFEVSHAQQVKGMLDHSYDVGFARTDNAVDGLCVRPIWSDPLVAALPARHPLLSHRKIPLKELARHPLILSHPEVHEGQHQQISRMLKANLSEAEEASLNIVEQYISRETMQALVSAGYGVALICGTEQSYLPGSEIVTRALSVPDSVLTTYLLRPDSEPSPHLARFLERIEQVCNQQEEPETCLFSELHPLAPVSRLARVGLSFSAGDFSTP, from the coding sequence ATGGAACTACGTCATCTTCGCTATTTCCTCGCCGTGGCCGAGGAGTTGAACTTCACCCGCGCCGCGGCGCGCCTGCACATCGAGCAATCGCCCCTGTCGCGGGCCATCAAGGAGCTGGAGTCGGACCTCAACACCCTGCTCTTCGAACGCAACCCGCGGGGCGTTCAACTGACCTGGGCCGGCACCGTCTTTCTAGAGAACACCAAACGCATCTTCGCCGCCCTGGAGCAGGCACGGATGGACATGCGCGGCGTCGCCATGGGCTTTCGCGGCACGCTGCGGGTCGCGGTTTCCGACGGCATCGCCCCGCAAAAACTCGCCGACCTGCTGGCGCGCTGCCGCCAGGAGGAACCGGAAATGGAAATACGCCTGTTCGAGGTGAGCCACGCCCAACAGGTGAAGGGCATGCTCGACCACAGCTACGACGTCGGCTTCGCGCGAACCGACAACGCCGTCGATGGCCTGTGCGTACGGCCGATCTGGAGCGACCCTCTGGTCGCCGCCCTGCCCGCCCGCCACCCGCTGCTGTCGCACCGCAAGATCCCGCTCAAGGAGCTGGCGCGCCACCCGCTGATCCTCAGCCACCCCGAAGTCCACGAAGGCCAGCACCAGCAGATCAGCCGCATGCTCAAGGCCAACCTCAGCGAAGCCGAGGAGGCCTCGCTGAACATCGTCGAGCAATACATCTCCCGCGAAACCATGCAGGCACTGGTCTCGGCCGGCTACGGGGTCGCCCTGATCTGTGGCACCGAGCAGAGCTACCTGCCCGGCAGCGAGATCGTCACCCGCGCGCTGTCGGTGCCCGACTCGGTGCTCACCACCTACCTGTTGCGCCCGGACAGCGAACCCTCGCCACACCTGGCGCGCTTCCTCGAGCGCATTGAGCAGGTGTGCAACCAGCAGGAAGAACCGGAAACCTGCCTGTTCTCCGAACTCCACCCCCTCGCCCCCGTCTCGCGGCTGGCGCGGGTGGGCCTGTCCTTCAGCGCCGGGGACTTCTCCACGCCATGA